CTCAGATCTATTCTGTGAGCGAGACAGGAAAACAAAAAATGATGGGAGGGAAAGTACTATTCTAAATCATCATTCTGTAGTCACGATCTCACATCGTCCTGGTGTCTGAAATATTGTCAATTGTGGTTAAGTTGGAGTTGGACTATGAGGCAAAAAACTCAAGCAGGAGCCTCTGAAGTACTTGTATCATCAGCAGGAGCCTCTGAAGTACTAGTATCAGCAGCAGGAGCCTCTGAAGTACTAGTATCATCAGTTGGCATGTTGGATGCTCTATCAGGCAATGAATTCACCTCTTCTCCTTCTGATGGTGCTATTATCGAAGCGGAATCCTCTGAGGCGATATCGGAAGCAGCATCAGAAGCAGCATAAGATGATTCTGACTGTTCGGATGTTTCAGGCTGCTGTGGCTTCTGCAGACTCCAGTACATGATGCTAGCAGTCAATGTTAGGATCATTTTCTGATTCACCTGTACGAGAATTAGTTTAGCATCATAAGATAAAGATAATTATGTATTTGACCTTTAGCAATATATAGCATGTTGTTTATTTCATAGCAATGGCCCATTACATCAATGATGTCTTCTGGTAACAGAAAAACAGAGCACCCGAGCTTCCGTGCGACACTGATGATGTAGGTTGCATTTAACTTCTTCTCATCATCTGCAACAGTAAAAGGGTATGCGCGAATGAGGACGAAGGAATTGCAAAAGATATACGGGGCATGATTTCATTCGGTTCTCATGATGCGCCAAAATAAAACACATAtaacttttcttttctttttttgcgggaGAGACCACATATAACTTAAGTTAAAAGGTCAGCAGGTAAAAGGAAAATCAATTCATTTGTGGACGAAGAACGCACCATTTACACCCTTCGATACAACCTTCCAGTTCACAACCCTTGGCTCTACAGCACTGAGAAGCTCAAGGAAAAAAATTCCACTCGATAGGTTCTTGTCCTGAAGCAAAGAGAGAATTATGAGGGTTTGCTGGACAGATATGACAACTGAAAAGGCAGGGGCAGAGCTTTGATTGTTTAGGCAGGGGCAGAACATAGACACAAAATATCTTTGTCAAATATTCTATTACACTTATTGGTCCCCTGTTAATTTTTCTGCAAGCTCAACTGCTGCTGAAAGGCAATGTGCAATCATAAAAGATCACCTTAAAACTTTCCATTCGAGAATTTCTCCCGGAAACCTTCACTTTGTTATTCGCCCAACTCAAGATATCAGCATCGGTTATTTCTTTTCCTTGGGACCCTTGAGAGTGGAATCTCAGTTTGTTTAACAGCTGGAGGATATTGAATCTCATCAATTGCCATAGAAGTGCTGAAATAAGACGTGAGATGATACTTAATATGGCAACTCCATCtagaaaagaaaatagaagaaGGGAGGATGGATCATTATCAATGTCCATGTGCTACTTTTTATGACAGTTAAACAGTCATCTACCACGATGCACATTTTGGTAAAATTAACTCACCAACAATCAACTTCTTGTTTCCCTGAACAATATCATTTCCAGCTAGATTCACCATGGAAAACTTCAGATCCTTTGCAATATTTATAACTTGATTACAGTTCTCCAGTTTTCTAAATGGCATTTTTATCGGAGGTTTTGTCGCTAGCTTCCAATTGACATATCCGGGACAGACTTTGTCGAGCACTTCTAGTAGGACCCACCTGCATAGACATTTACATCACTCATCTGTTCCAGATAAGCATGACATGCCTCCGTCAAAAGCTTACCCATTTCGAACATCTTCAAACACATTGTTCACGTATGTCGCAATTCCAAGGCTGTTGATCCACATTCGGAAGGCTCTCTCTTCTCGGCACAATATAACCTCATCTCGCGATGATGTTTGTGTGAGTGTAACCTGTCTGGTGTCAGTACTCAAACCGTTTCTGCATGTAAAAAATCATTCTACTTTGGTGAACATGAAATGGCATCACAGAACCACTAAGGATATGAGAACGCGTTCAGTATGCAGACCGTAATAAAAAGACAGGCTTGATAACTAAGGTTCCTACAAAGAGCAGACAAGTAATTCTCACCTATGTTGGAATATTTGTGCAACAAATGCAAGGTTGAGATTTGGGGAGCCTTCAGTAATATCCTTTGGGCTCAAGTATCTTTTGCAGCCCAACTTCTCTGCTTGGTCAAGTACCACTTTCGCTCTTACGGCAGGATCCTTGGTGTCAAATGCAAGTATAGAGGAATGCTCTGGAGCAAGAGCTTTGATAAGATAGGCGTAGGCTTCAGCATCCTGTACAAGCCTACCTTGTAAGATAATTGATTGTTGTGCATCTAATAATAGACTAATGGAGCAGTAAATGAAGATATGTTTTTGTTGGCACCACACATGAAAAATACGTTTCTATCATGCATGAGGCATTACTGAATTTGTACAAGGAATCTAGAAGGATTGCACCATTTGCATATTACAGATTGCAGCAGACAAAGTATTCAGACTTTGCTTCCCCAAAATACTGTTTAATGACGCGTCAAAAAATAGTGTTTAATGCATGCAACACTAAGCAGTACATATATGTTTCTCAGGTGGTTCCCTTGAAAGTAAGAGGACCAAACATGCAGTTACACATAAATTCTGGAAGAGACAAGCCTATTTGTTGCGTGAACCTTGATATCTGAGGAGAAGTTGGTAACAATTTTCTTGTAGCCAGCTTTCTTGAGATGATAATTCATCCACTGAAGTAGTAACTTTTCAGGTGATAAGCTCAGCACTTCATCTATATCCTGTACAATAATAAGTAAAACAAAATGTTATATGTCCAACACAAATATATTATGTCAATAAACGACATTACATAGTGACAAGAGTAATACCTTGCTGTCATCAAAAATTTCCACCAGCTGTGGCGTCCTCTTAAGATTTAGATCAGCCAAAAGTTGTATCTACTTACATGAAAATATATATTAAATAGTGTAATAGGACAGTTATACACATCTTTATGTAGTCTGTCTGCATCATAGTAGCATACATTGGGGATTTCAGGATTCACCTTTATAATTTGAGATATCAACCCGAGAACTAGATGAGCCTGCAATATTAAGGATAGGGTTAGTCATTACTACCCTTCTTTTAATTAATTTACTATTTTGCACTGAAAATGATTTGATGATTAAACATAAGGGGGGTGCAGGTATCTATAACGTACATGTACATGATGGTTAAATAACTAAATACATTACAGAATGAATTCCTGGAGATGTCCATCGGAAAAAAAGAAATTTCCTGGAGATGTATTCTACACAACCTTAAATTTTTGGAGACACgagaagaaaaggaaaatgtgCAGCACAATTAACAGCAGAGTGAACAAGAAAAACAACTGTGAGATGAATGTAAGATTTTCATGGTAACCGAGCATAAAGCAGATTGAGATTAGATAACAACGTCGGTAAAATCATATCCATATCCACACATACCACAAAAGGAAAATACAGACATCGATTAAACCTGGTTACCATATCAATAGTTAGAATAAAAATGTACCGCCACAGGTGGTAAGAGATGAATGCATACCCTTCCTTCCACCAAGTCCTGAGCGCCAAGATTCACGACAGTACATCCAATAGCCTTTGCAGAGTTGAGGCAAAGCGTATGGTTCTCATTTCTCTCCCATGGGTTAAGGATCCTTTTCTTGTTGATGGCTCTCTCATCAATAGTCCCGGGCACCGCTACGTTGATCAATTTACTGACCGTTTTATCCAGTGAccaaataaataagcaagcattAGACAGGACTGTCAAAACAACAGTGCATCATTTATATGTTGCCATATCTGTAAGAACCAACACAATGCAGGTGGGAAACCCCAGCATCAGCATCTCACCAGAGCACGACCCCGTCTCTGACGAGGTCGAACAAATCGTTGCCCGCGGGGTCGATCGGCAGATACTTCTTCAGGAAAGGATCGTTGCCGAGGTACGCGTTGATGTGCGCGACGTAGGACGACTTCTCTGCCTGGTTGGGGCTGTGGTGGATCAGCGTGGTGGTGCTCGACTTGAGGAACGACCACGAGTTCTTGCTCCCGCTCGCACCCGCCTTGGAGCTCACCCTCTCCTGCAGGTTCAGGTACTCCTGCAGCACAACGTATCAAGCATATAACCCACGGTATCGAAATCAAGCACTCCTAAATTACCACTTGAAAAGAACCAATGACATGATTGTCCCCTCCATCGATGTACCCGAAGGAATTGCTCGAACTCAATCTCCTGGTCGCTGTCGGGGCAAACCTCCAACAAGAACGCAGCAATCTCCTCCTCGGAGACAACCTCGTTGAGCCCCTTCAGCTTCTTCATCAGACCCGGCAGGTTCTTGGTGGTGACATGGCCGGACTCCCTCTTCAGAGACACGAACTGCAACCACACGACAGGATTGCGTTTCGGAATTCGGAGTGGAACCGCAATGGGCATAATCAATTGGGAATTTGGGAGCGGGAAATGCAGCGGATTCGGGCGTGACCTTGGCCTTGAGCGATCGGAGCTCGACCTGCGTGAAGTGGCCCTGCAAGGAGGGGTCGGAGACGACGACCCCCACGAACCCGGACATCTATCTGTCTCCGGCGGGGAGCCCAATTCTTGGGAGCGCCCTAGCGAACGCCGCTGCGGGACGCGCGGACCTCAGATCAAAATAGGAAATGCGGGGATCGATCGTCCCTTTCGCGCGCGCATTGGGGGATCGAATTGACGAGGAAGGGATCGCCGGAAGAGCACGTAATCGATCGACGGGAGGATGcggggtggtggcggtggcgcCTTTGGCACACGGTCGAATTGTGGGAGATGTTCTTGCTGGCTTTGCGCCAAATCTTTTTCTCGTTAGCTTACGACATTGGGGAGGCTTCTGTTGCGTTCCGGATTTTGTGGGGGCCGGGGACGGGAGACGGTGGGGACAAGGAATAGGATGATCTCTTCGCTTTATTTTTTACTAGCAAAAGGTCCGTGTGTTGTAACGGGAGAAAAAAATTTCTCTGATATCTCTAGCTGGGTCAGTTGGACAAATTGTGTGTGACCGGTTGGCAGGTCATGAGATCAAACCCTCACATCGGCAATTTTATTTTTTGCTAGCTCTCCGGACCTGGGCTACAGTGCGCCGCAAGAAGGGTTTCTTCCGTTGGGCCAAAACAGGTGACAAGTAACAAAAGCAAATAGCATACATTAAATTAACTAAAGCGGGACCAAATGAAGCGGGACGAAACCAAGAATATCACCTCCCTTTAATAGTAGGTATAGATTGCTTTTTTTTTATCAATTCTTTGAATATTTGGGAAATCTCATGTCTACAGCTTTTAAAAAGGATGTTACTCTCATTTTTGCGAAAAGGATTTGGCCTATTATAAAAGTTTACTGAAAGTACAATACATCTCAAACATCATAAAAGTTGTTTTTGACATAACCTTGTCAAGAGGGTGTTCGAGCAATTTATGTAGATTGGAAAAACTGAGAAAGATATAAAGATTAATCCGGTTTATAAGGAAAACTATGTCAAAAACCACATTACAACAACCATAACACCGACGCTGACCTGGAAGCATCCAACCATCACGAAACACGATCACCATCCAGAGTGATTGAGAACGA
This sequence is a window from Aegilops tauschii subsp. strangulata cultivar AL8/78 chromosome 7, Aet v6.0, whole genome shotgun sequence. Protein-coding genes within it:
- the LOC109782898 gene encoding fimbrin-4-like; amino-acid sequence: MSGFVGVVVSDPSLQGHFTQVELRSLKAKFVSLKRESGHVTTKNLPGLMKKLKGLNEVVSEEEIAAFLLEVCPDSDQEIEFEQFLREYLNLQERVSSKAGASGSKNSWSFLKSSTTTLIHHSPNQAEKSSYVAHINAYLGNDPFLKKYLPIDPAGNDLFDLVRDGVVLCKLINVAVPGTIDERAINKKRILNPWERNENHTLCLNSAKAIGCTVVNLGAQDLVEGRAHLVLGLISQIIKIQLLADLNLKRTPQLVEIFDDSKDIDEVLSLSPEKLLLQWMNYHLKKAGYKKIVTNFSSDIKDAEAYAYLIKALAPEHSSILAFDTKDPAVRAKVVLDQAEKLGCKRYLSPKDITEGSPNLNLAFVAQIFQHRNGLSTDTRQVTLTQTSSRDEVILCREERAFRMWINSLGIATYVNNVFEDVRNGWVLLEVLDKVCPGYVNWKLATKPPIKMPFRKLENCNQVINIAKDLKFSMVNLAGNDIVQGNKKLIVALLWQLMRFNILQLLNKLRFHSQGSQGKEITDADILSWANNKVKVSGRNSRMESFKDKNLSSGIFFLELLSAVEPRVVNWKVVSKGVNDDEKKLNATYIISVARKLGCSVFLLPEDIIDVNQKMILTLTASIMYWSLQKPQQPETSEQSESSYAASDAASDIASEDSASIIAPSEGEEVNSLPDRASNMPTDDTSTSEAPAADTSTSEAPADDTSTSEAPA